ACCAGTAAGCTCAATCATAACGAAGATTACTGTGCCCATAACTGGGGGCAGGAACTGTCCACCGGCTGAAGATACAGACTCCACCGCGCCAGCAAAGCTGGGCTTATAGCCGATATCTTTCATCATTGGAATTGTAAAGGAACCAGTCGTGGCAACGTTACCAGCAGCGTGGCCGGAGATTGTGCCAAACAGGGCGCTGGCCAAAACTGCGACTTTGCCCGGACCACCCCGTGTATGACCGCTGACCGCCATTGAGAACTTATTGAAAAATTCGGCAGCGCCAAAGGCCTTAAAGAAAGCGCCTAGAGTAATAAACAGAATCGCAAACGACGCTGAAGCCCTTAGGGTGGAGCCATAGACACCTTCAGTGCTGAAGATAAAACTTACGGTGCGGCCAAGGCTATAACCACGGTGTCCCAGCAATCCGGGAATATATTCACCCACAAACGGATAGGCCAGGGCAATCAGTGCCACCAAAGTAAAGGCCCAACCGGCCGTCCGACGGGATGCTTCGAGAATCAGGAAGATCAAGAGAATACCAAATACAATATCCAATTGGGTCGGCATCGAGCCCGCCCGGTAAATCAGACCCTGAAGCTCAACATGCAGATATACCAACACCGCCACACTGGCCAAAGCCAGGACTATGTCAAGGATGGCAGGACGGGTTTGCTGCAGCGTCTTTTCGTTTTTTGTTGCCGGCACCAGGGAAAAGACCATGACCAAGGCCAAGGTCAAGTGGGTGGCTCTGAATAACCAGGGATCTGTAGTAAATGCTGTTACCGAGAGGATGGTATAAAGAACCATCAGTACTCCGACGCAATAGATTATCGCCTTGGAGAGGCCTTGTAATTTTCGCATTTGTCGACAACCCTCACATTCTATGTGTTATTAGAGGGAGGAGGAGAGAAGCAGGGCCTCTCCCCTCACTACCAAGTTAATTAATCGATGGGCAATACTTCAGCGGGGAGTTCAAGTCCTAATTCTTCGTAGTACCTGTACGCGCCCGGATGCAGGGGAATCATGCCTAAACCAATATCCTCGGGATCGATTGTAGCAAATCCTTCGTATCCACTTGCCAATTGGTTTTTATTTTCATAAGTTGTCTTAACCATATCGTAGACGAAGTCTTCAGGCAGATCGCTGCTCGCAATCAGAATGCTGATTTCGCCTGCAGTAACAAAAGGTTCTTCGATGCCCTCGTAGATACCACCGTCCATAGTAACTTTGAACATATCAGTGTGTTCAAGGATAAATTCGTCGGTAAAATCACCAACACCGAAAACGTTCAAATCGTGTGACGCATTAAGTTCGATAATTGAGGGGTGGATACTACCCATAACTGCAGATGCATCCAGACCGCCGTCCCGCATCAAGTCGTTTGCTTCGCCAGGGCTGAGGTTGCTGATTCGATCAGGCGTTATGCCAGCCGCTTCTAAAACTCTCCGTGCCCAGGTATCTGTTCCGGAACCAGCGCGACTGAGGTTAATATGTTTACCTTCGAGATCTTCAATCGAACTAATGCCGGAGCTTTCAAGGGCAAAAAACTGCAAAACAAAGGAATCAAAGGTGAGAACAAGGCGAAGATCCTCCATCTTGGTGCCTTCTGCAAAACCAGTGCCCTCCAGGCCTTCCCGGGCCAAGTTAGGAGTAGTTGCTGAAATCTCCAACTCCCCGGTGTGAACCAGCTGAACATTTGCTACTGAACCGGCGGTGCCTTCCGGGGTAACATCCACATCAAGCTCATCACTGATTAAACTGCTCCAAATAGTAAGCTTATTGTAAGATGAGGAACCAACACTACTTGCGCCTAGCGAAAGCCGGGCCAGTCCGCCGTACTTAGCGTCCGGGTCGAGTTCTTCAGAACACCCTGCGACAGCTACCATTGCAACAACCAGCATAAGAGATAGGACAACTAAAGAATACCGCTTTTTCGACATAAGATTAAAATACCTCCCTGTAATGGTTTTCACATTATTTAATTGCAAAGAGTATGCCACACCCCGCAACCCGTAACTTCAGGGACAAGCTGCTCTTAAGCAACAAAAAACTGGGGCAGCTTACCCCAGTTACAAGGGAAAGCTGCCCCAGTTCACCCCATTCAATTTATTTTACCCTCCAGGGCACGTAACATAATCAGCCCCTTTTGTGTAATTACACTGCCTTTTCTACCCTGATGAACCTCGATGAACCCCCGCTGCGCGAGAACATCCAACTTGCGGCGCACAGTTTCCGGTGTTTCAGCAAAGCCAGAGCGATTCAATTGCTGAGTAAGACTGGTCCGCCCCATGCCAATACTGCCTCTGCGTCTTTGGGCCAACAGCCGCAGAATGGCCGCATACTCCTCCAATTCCTGCCCCTTAATCGCCCGGAGGAAATCGCTGATCTCACTTGCGCCCCCCTTGGTTGCCGTTGGCTTGGAGTAAAAATTCAGCAAGTCGACCGGTAAATCCTGAATCTCTACCTGGCGGCCCTCAACAGTGTACCATAGAGATTCGATTGTATTTTGCAGCTCACGTACATTGCCTGGCCACGAATATTGAACGAATAAATCTGCAACCTCGGTGGCGAGAAAGGAGTTGATATCCAGACTGGAATCCAGTCGTTCGAGGAAAGTTTCCGCCAAGAAAAGGATATCCCCTTTACGCTGACGCAACGGTGGGATATAGAGAGGAAAGGCATTAAGTCGATAGTATAAATCCTCCCGGAAAAACCCATCTTCAATCATTTGTTTGAGGTCCCTGTTGGTAGCGGCAATTACCCTCACATCGACGGGGATTATATTTTCGCTTCCGACACGGATAACCTCTCGCTCCTGCAGCACCCGCAGCAACCGCATCTGTACATCAAGGGAAATATCGCCGATTTCGTCCAAGAAAATTGTGCCGGTGTGGGCTTGCTCAAAAAACCCTGCCTTACCGCCCTTTCTGGCGCCGGTAAACGCCCCTTCTTCATAACCAAAAAGTTCACTCTCAAGAAGGTCTCGGGGTAAAGCTGCACAGTTAACCGCCACAAATGGCCCCTCCGCCCGGGGAGAGTAGTTGTGCACCGCACCGGCGAATAATTCTTTACCGGTGCCAGTTTCACCGATGATAAGCAAATTCGCGTTATTCTGGGCAATTTTCTTCCCCTTATTGATTAATTCAATAGCCTGGGGCGACCGGGTTTTTATATCGTCAAAATTATATTTGGCGACATGACCTTTTTTAATCACGTCAGCCCGCAGTTTATGTTCAAGCTTTCGAAAATCACCAAGCTTGTTCAGGCTGACAACCATACCCGAGTTGAGCGGAATTTTATTAACGATGTATTCCTGGCCGAAATGTTTTTCAATTGTATTCAATTCTTTTTTACCGCTTGCAAGCGTATTACCAATCTCTAAAGTTGGAATCAGGTCGGCGACTTTTTTCCCGCGAACGACACTTGCATCCAGGTCCAATTGCGCCCGGATTGCCTCATTAAAAATCTGAATCCGTCCCTCGGCGTCAACAGCGATAATCCCATCGCCAATGTTATTGATAATTGTCTCCATCAAATCATTAAGATCCTCAATTTCATTAAAGCTGGTGGATAACTTACCGCTGATTTCAATAACATCGCTGATATACCGAGCCGACAAACGGTTAGCCGAATTATCCAGCAGGTCCAGGCGCACCAATATCTCCATCATAGTCGAAAGGTCAATGGTCCGAACGCCAATATCAACCACGTTCTTTACCTCGGAGGGCACAGAGTCAGGTTCTGCGGGCGTAATCGCAGTATCAACCTCAGGAACGGGCGATAGCCCGGGATAAACCGGCACAAGTCGCAGGTTTTTAAACCCTAATGAATACAACAAAGAAACCAGTTCTTCAGCAGTCTCCCGCTGGTCATTAACCACCATGACCTTGGTCCCGGATCGAATTGAAAGGAGTTTATATATTTGAGAATAGTTTATTGAGCGCCTGGCTATCAGAACGTTCTCTAACCCTGGTTCTAAAAATGGCACCCGTCCCAGTAGAGATTGGGAAGACACAACTACCAAATCATGGTCAATAACTTTATGGGCATTGACAGGCATGGTGTCGATACAAAAACTAGTTATTCCCACCTTGTCGCCAATCAAATTTTCCAATTGAGCCGCCAATATCCGCCTATTATGCTCCCCTTTTGTTAGCAGGAGCAGATTTTTTCCTTTATACTTATGTTCTACTCGCTGTGTGGTCACTACATCCCCTCCTAGTTTAAGTCTAGCAAAAACACTTTAACTCATCAAAGGATTGAATTGCCAGAACAGACAAAATCCCCCGCCTTTTCTTGCGGGGGGATGCTCTTACTCCCTGAATATCAGGTTTATCGTTGTATTCGGCATCCTCGGCAATTGCCAGGTCATGGGTGACGACAATGATACAGTAGTTCTTATTGTGGGCCAGACGACGCAGGATTGACATGACCCGGTCGCCGTTGGCGGTATCTAGATTACCGGTGGGCTCGTCGGCCAGCAGCACCCGCGCCCCGCTGGAGAGGGCGCGGGCGATGGCCACCCGCTGCTGTTCCCCACCCGAGAGGTTGGCAAGATATCGCCGATACTTCTCTTTGGTGATGCCCACGGCCGCCAACAGCTCCTTTGCCCGTTCCTTGGCCTGAGCCAAGGGCACGCCGTTCAATTCCATGGGAAAGCAGACGTTTTCCAGCACCGTCAGCAACGGAAAGAGATGGTAGGCCTGAAAGATCATCGCCACCCGCTCCCGACGGTAGCGGTCGAGATCTAAGTCGGCCAAGTTCTCCTCACCGATGAAGAGCTTGCCCTCCCCGGGCTTATCCAGCCCGGCCATGAGGGAGAGCAGGGTGGTCTTGCCACTGCCCGAGGGGCCAATGACCGCTGAGAGGCTACCGCCTGCAAAATCACAGGTGACGCCCTGCAGCACGTCCCGATCCCCGTTCTTATACCGATAACCTACGTTTTCTAATCTGAGTCCAGACATGGTATCCCTCCTTATTCCTTGACCTGCAAGAGTTCCAAGGGCATGCGGTTGGTGACGGATATGGCACTGAAGAGAGCACCCGCCAGACTTCCGGCCAGGTAGAAGCCAGCCGAGAGCATGGCCGGACCCATGAGAACACCAGAAACGTCCTGGCGCAGGATGACCAAGGCGGCCAGACCCAAAATCAGGCCCACCATACATAGAGCTACCTGTTCCCAGCACAGCATGGCCCGGGCGCGGGCCTTGGTTGTGCCCAGGATCCGCAGGAGAGCGGCTGCCTTAGTGGCCTGGAAGATCAAGAGCACCGCTAGGCCCGCCGCGATGAGCACCGACACCGCCATGGTCACCGGGAAGAGCACCGCCATCAGTTGCAGGTTCTTCTCAAGCGGCTCCACAACATTGGCCAGTTCGCCATCCCAGAGGAGGTAGTGCAGGGGCACAGTGCCAGCGCCGGCGCTGAAGTCGGCGTGCATCTGGGCCCGGAATTCCGGGAGCTCCCGGTTCTTGGCCGGATCCAAGACGAATTCTGCCACAGAATAGAAGAGACCACCCTCCTCTACTTGCCTCAGTACCGAGAGGGGCAGCAGGATGGGCTCGGAGGCATCGCCCTTGACCGATCCCATGTACCAACCGGCAATAATATAACTGTCCATTGTCCCCTTAAAGGAGATCATGACCTCTTCTCCGGGGTGCAGCCCCAGTCGCGCCAGCAAGGACGCAGGCATCAACACCGGCGACGCTTCCTCTTCTGGCCAGTCCCGGGCAAAGAGACCCTCGTCCCAGCCATCTGCATATTCCACTGAGATGTTGCTGCCACTCTTGACGAAGAACTGCTCTGGTTGGTCGAAGGCACGCAGTGCGATCATCGTCTCGGTTCGTTCGCTGTCCCAGCCCTCGCCCATGAATGACGCCTGCCGTGCAATTGACCCTCCCTCCAAGTAGGCGCTTTCCACGAATCCACTCCTCAGAATAGCGTTCACCGTACGCTCCCCAATGAATCCGCCTAATGAAGGGCTCGAGGCCTGGGCCTTTACAATGGCCGCCTCCACCTGGGTGGTGCGATAGAGCCGGTCCAGTTCAGCCTCGTTTCGCTCCATGGTCCAGCTCATCCACCCCAAGGCCAGGGTAAAGCACAGGGCCACCGCCACTGTCAGGGCAGACTTGAGGCGGGCGCGGCGGATGTGCCTCAACACATAACGGGCGCCCTGGGCAAGGCCGAGCTTGGTAGCGCCAGCTGGGACCTGCCCCAGGCTGAAGGAGACAGTGGGCAAAGCAGGCAGCGACTCCTGGCCCTCCGTCGCAGGTAATTTCCCGACGTCCCCGGCATCAGCTACTGTCTTTCTTCTGGCTGCCGCCCGTCCCGCCACATCCTGCAGCAGTTCCAGGACGGGGCGATGGGCCGTCAGCACCGTTCCGGCATGGGTAAAGAGCAAGAGCAGAGCCAAAGCCCCGGCAGAAAGCCCGACAAGCCAGAGGGGCGAGAGTGCGGTGGAGGGGTCGATTCCCCTGGGTACTTGAAGAGAGGCCAGGGTGTCGGCGGCCTGGCCCAGTGCGTATAACCAGGCAGTGATCCCACCTACTAAGATACCGGCAGCTCCCACCAGAGCCATGGGTTGGAGCATTTGCCTGACGGCGACAAATTTCGGGACACCTAAGGAGCGAAGGATGGCAAAATTCCGTCGCTGCTGCCTCAGGTAGATGAAGGCTGCCAAAATCAAGGCCAGCACCAACACCAGAGCAAAAATCCCTGCACTCATGGCGGCAGATCGCTTTATTGGCCCGACGGAAGCATAAAAATTTTCCCAGTCGCCGGCATCCAGGAAGGTAGACCGCATACCCAGCTCTATCAACGCCTCCTCATTTTCTGCCTGGAAAGCTTCGATATCCCAGGGCGAACTGAGGACGAAACTGTAATATATTGCGCGGTTCCAATGCCAAGCATCATACTCAGCAGGCAGGCAAGAATCTGGGATATACATGAATAAGTTATACCCACCAGTAGAGGAGCCGAATACACCCACGATCTCGAACTCCTCGGTGTAAGTCTCATAATCCTGCCAGAGCCCCCAGTCATCCTGGCCGGGAATAATATAGCCATAAATGGGCTCCTTTAGATTCCTGAGCTCCAGCGTCAAGCTGTCTCCCAGCGCGAGACCGCGTAATTCAGCAAAATCTTGGTGCACCACGGCGACGCGGCAGCCTTCGATGTCGTCCGTTCTGTCCAGCCAGCGCCCTTGGGTCAGGTAGAATTCCCGGGCGGATTCTTGCACGGCGGGCATGACGCCCATGTCCTTAGTTCCAATTACATGCAGGGCGCGTTGGTTTTCCCTGATAGCCGTGATCTCTTCCCCCAATCCTACCAAGGCGGGATCGGAGAAGGCCGCATCTGTCCCGGGCACCACCGGCAACAGCCACAGTCCGTTGTCGTTAAGGGGCCTGAGGACGAGATTACTTGGTTCATGCGACAGTTCAGAGCGATACCAGGCCGTAAGCAAGTAGCGCTCCCCCACCTCAAGGGAAGCATAGGCTGTTTCTAAACCATCACCGTAATCTTCCGAAAGCCAGTCCACCTGGATGCGACTGCCCTCCCGGATATGCTCTGGGTAACCCGCCAGCACTTGATCCACTTGGAATGTGAGTATGTAGCCAGTAGGTTCAGTAGATTCAGTAGATATTTGGGACTTGGATCTCAATTCCCCGTAGGCCACCACAATATTGTTAAATAATGACATGTCGGGCCCGCCGCCTACATGTGCGTTATAGAGCCCTTGCAGGACCCCGGAGCAATGCCTGCGCCGGTCTTCTAAGGCTACATATTGGCTCTCGGCTACCAATTCCGCCCCTTCACTTAAGTCATCCCACTGACCGGCCCCTTCCAGGTAGCCGATGGTGCGGAAATAGCCGGCCAGGCGGTCGATCTCCCGGTCCACCACCAGGTATTCCACAGCCCGGGCGATAAAGGCGAAGGAAATTAGCCCCACTAGAAACAACAAAAAGAGAGTGCGCCCCCGTTGGCGCAAGGTGGACTGCCAGCAGATATTCCTAACCCTTACCCCTGTTCTTCTCATACTTACTTGCCCCCTTCGATATCTATGTTAAAGAGACAGTTAACAATATGTTC
This DNA window, taken from Bacillota bacterium, encodes the following:
- a CDS encoding TAXI family TRAP transporter solute-binding subunit — encoded protein: MSKKRYSLVVLSLMLVVAMVAVAGCSEELDPDAKYGGLARLSLGASSVGSSSYNKLTIWSSLISDELDVDVTPEGTAGSVANVQLVHTGELEISATTPNLAREGLEGTGFAEGTKMEDLRLVLTFDSFVLQFFALESSGISSIEDLEGKHINLSRAGSGTDTWARRVLEAAGITPDRISNLSPGEANDLMRDGGLDASAVMGSIHPSIIELNASHDLNVFGVGDFTDEFILEHTDMFKVTMDGGIYEGIEEPFVTAGEISILIASSDLPEDFVYDMVKTTYENKNQLASGYEGFATIDPEDIGLGMIPLHPGAYRYYEELGLELPAEVLPID
- a CDS encoding PAS domain-containing protein, whose translation is MTTQRVEHKYKGKNLLLLTKGEHNRRILAAQLENLIGDKVGITSFCIDTMPVNAHKVIDHDLVVVSSQSLLGRVPFLEPGLENVLIARRSINYSQIYKLLSIRSGTKVMVVNDQRETAEELVSLLYSLGFKNLRLVPVYPGLSPVPEVDTAITPAEPDSVPSEVKNVVDIGVRTIDLSTMMEILVRLDLLDNSANRLSARYISDVIEISGKLSTSFNEIEDLNDLMETIINNIGDGIIAVDAEGRIQIFNEAIRAQLDLDASVVRGKKVADLIPTLEIGNTLASGKKELNTIEKHFGQEYIVNKIPLNSGMVVSLNKLGDFRKLEHKLRADVIKKGHVAKYNFDDIKTRSPQAIELINKGKKIAQNNANLLIIGETGTGKELFAGAVHNYSPRAEGPFVAVNCAALPRDLLESELFGYEEGAFTGARKGGKAGFFEQAHTGTIFLDEIGDISLDVQMRLLRVLQEREVIRVGSENIIPVDVRVIAATNRDLKQMIEDGFFREDLYYRLNAFPLYIPPLRQRKGDILFLAETFLERLDSSLDINSFLATEVADLFVQYSWPGNVRELQNTIESLWYTVEGRQVEIQDLPVDLLNFYSKPTATKGGASEISDFLRAIKGQELEEYAAILRLLAQRRRGSIGMGRTSLTQQLNRSGFAETPETVRRKLDVLAQRGFIEVHQGRKGSVITQKGLIMLRALEGKIN
- a CDS encoding ABC transporter ATP-binding protein; protein product: MSGLRLENVGYRYKNGDRDVLQGVTCDFAGGSLSAVIGPSGSGKTTLLSLMAGLDKPGEGKLFIGEENLADLDLDRYRRERVAMIFQAYHLFPLLTVLENVCFPMELNGVPLAQAKERAKELLAAVGITKEKYRRYLANLSGGEQQRVAIARALSSGARVLLADEPTGNLDTANGDRVMSILRRLAHNKNYCIIVVTHDLAIAEDAEYNDKPDIQGVRASPRKKRRGILSVLAIQSFDELKCFC